From Dioscorea cayenensis subsp. rotundata cultivar TDr96_F1 chromosome 13, TDr96_F1_v2_PseudoChromosome.rev07_lg8_w22 25.fasta, whole genome shotgun sequence, the proteins below share one genomic window:
- the LOC120274970 gene encoding plant-specific TFIIB-related protein PTF2, protein MAVCSSCGEGSIIVDPGTFTRVCDTCGVVLYTDDFVAEIFTGDGERTATLVHSFGDFGHRERRQYHARALFSDVSSRLGLSAHRAADAQRLAADASDGRLPLIPAVAAASSFIAARQHCLPLPISEVADAVSVEPRRIARAASKLSRRLDLPCLPPIDPSLFLSRALHSFSSFSTLDRRKSEEIIGQGMFLIQCATKWFLSTGRQPLPLVAAVASFVAEINSVEASISEIATEIHANVSTSKLRYKEFVDTLVRVARALLPWGEDVNAKNLIHHAPLLIRLMEIKSKSNSKARSQDEIFSLDLDDFLSKNSEEDSKYFNVGTGDESKDNYSRMSSQELERLKLSGISLAHGYKKALEKLGTVGENAVGLGMDLGKKRRLDVKVLLDSWKKRGIWVPNKEITLEQVVERDVGFEALPPSFVAGLESRRMRKMKIEAAKLRINETMNPCFDTSAITTETEESSRRSDWKPLLGKRKRRQGNGEGDAKCIDWEDCLIELLLLHQVNEDEIEQGQYKRLLDLHVF, encoded by the coding sequence ATGGCGGTGTGCTCGAGCTGCGGCGAGGGCAGCATCATCGTCGATCCGGGCACGTTCACACGGGTGTGCGACACGTGCGGCGTCGTCCTCTACACCGACGACTTCGTCGCCGAGATCTTCACCGGCGACGGCGAGCGCACCGCCACCCTCGTCCACTCCTTCGGTGACTTCGGCCACCGCGAGCGCCGCCAGTACCACGCCCGGGCTCTTTTCTCCGATGTATCCTCCCGCCTTGGCCTCTCCGCCCATCGCGCCGCCGATGCCCAACGCCTCGCTGCCGATGCCTCCGATGGCCGTCTCCCTCTCATCCCCGCCGTCGCTGCTGCCTCCTCCTTCATCGCCGCGCGCCAGCACTGCCTTCCTCTTCCGATCTCTGAGGTCGCCGATGCAGTCTCCGTGGAACCCCGGAGGATTGCCCGAGCTGCCTCCAAACTCTCCCGCCGTCTTGATCTCCCTTGTCTCCCTCCGATCGATCCCTCTCTCTTCCTTTCCCGAGCTCTCcactccttctcctccttctccaccCTTGATCGCCGGAAATCCGAGGAGATCATTGGACAGGGGATGTTCCTGATCCAGTGTGCCACTAAGTGGTTCCTATCCACCGGCCGCCAGCCCCTTCCACTGGTCGCTGCCGTTGCTTCCTTTGTCGCCGAAATCAACAGCGTAGAAGCCTCCATCTCCGAGATCGCCACGGAGATCCATGCCAACGTCTCGACGAGCAAGCTCAGGTACAAAGAGTTCGTCGATACTCTCGTTCGTGTCGCTAGGGCTTTGCTTCCATGGGGCGAGGACGTTAATGCGAAGAACCTAATCCATCATGCTCCATTGTTGATTCGTTTAATGGAGATAAAATCAAAGTCCAATTCCAAAGCACGGTCCCAAGACGAGATTTTTTCTCTCGATTTGGATGATTTCTTGAGCAAGAACTCGGAGGAGGATTCCAAGTACTTCAATGTTGGAACTGGGGATGAATCGAAGGACAATTATTCTCGCATGAGCAGCCAAGAGTTGGAAAGATTGAAGCTTTCTGGAATATCACTCGCGCATGGTTACAAGAAAGCATTGGAGAAGCTGGGCACTGTTGGAGAGAACGCTGTTGGATTGGGAATGGATTtggggaagaagaggagattggaTGTGAAGGTTTTGCTGGATTCATGGAAGAAAAGGGGGATATGGGTGCCAAACAAGGAGATAACTTTGGAGCAGGTGGTGGAGAGAGACGTTGGTTTTGAGGCATTGCCGCCTTCTTTTGTTGCCGGATTGGAGTCTCGGAGGATGAGAAAGATGAAGATAGAGGCTGCAAAGCTAAGAATCAATGAAACCATGAATCCTTGCTTTGATACATCTGCTATTACTACTGAAACAGAGGAGAGCAGCAGGAGGTCTGATTGGAAGCCATTGTTGGGCAAGAGGAAAAGAAGGCAAGGGAATGGTGAAGGTGATGCTAAGTGCATTGATTGGGAGGATTGTTTGATTGAACTTCTACTGCTTCATCAAGTGAATGAAGATGAGATTGAACAGGGACAGTATAAGAGATTGCTTGACTTGCATGTTTTTTGA
- the LOC120274830 gene encoding kinesin-like protein KIN-8B isoform X2, whose amino-acid sequence MPSIRAPATKQTATLMVAVKCRPLTDLERLRSRNIIQVTDDKSVVVLDPDLSKDYLDRIQNRTKEKRYNFDHAFGPECTNLDVYQRISSTIAGVIQGLNATVFAYGSTGSGKTYTMVGTHQDPGLMVLSLHTIFNLIKKDKSSDVFEVSCSYLEVYNEVIYDLLVKSSGHLELREDPEHGIIVAGLRNIKVQSADKILELLHIGNSRRKTESTEVNATSSRSHAVLEIMVRRTRRNQYGSQVLRGKLALVDLAGSERASETNIAGQKLRDGANINRSLLALANCINALGKQQKKGLAYVPYRNSKLTRILKDGLSGNSRTVMVATISPADDQYHHTVNTLKYADRAKEIKTEIHKNIGTVDTHVEDYKRMIDNLKVEVCRLREELAEKESQLTLKPAERAANEELSLLDVLSRETSENVQERINLQKALFELEETNTRNRIELQQLDDAIAKQQVIERDGTVVHALRSRRQVILDNIRDNDEAGTGYQKEIEINEKHRCQLQSMIDEAINSKGNKTYLHILSQYRLLGMANAELQFEMAIRDQVIHNQKEAQRNMWNMLMGLGLDQKCLMDLAAKEGITIEDSTTPLIKGSPFLHHTTLSPHSSCAQYPGKSTIVPTTSFLMTIHHIRR is encoded by the exons ATGCCTAGCATCAGAGCTCCAGCTACCAAGCAGACTGCAACTCTTATG GTTGCTGTGAAATGCAGGCCTTTGACAGATTTGGAGCGGTTAAGGAGCAGGAATATCATCCAAGTGACTGATGATAAG AGTGTGGTTGTTTTGGATCCTGATTTGTCAAAAGACTACCTTGACCGTATCCAAAATCgaacaaaagagaaaagataCAACTTTGATCATGCCTTTGGACCTGAATGCACCAATTTG GATGTCTACCAGAGAATCTCTTCTACAATCGCTGGGGTCATTCAAGGCCTCAATGCAACAGTGTTTGCCTATGGTTCAACGGGGAG TGGGAAGACTTATACTATGGTCGGAACACACCAAGATCCTGGACTCATGGTTCTTAGCCTTCACACAATTTTCAATCTTATTAAGAAGGATAAGAGCTCAGATGTCTTTGAAGTCTCTTGTTCTTATCTTGAAGTTTATAATGAA GTTATCTATGATCTGCTTGTAAAGTCTTCAGGGCATTTGGAATTAAGAGAAGATCCCGAGCATGGAATTATAGTTGCCGGTTTAAGAAATATTAAG GTCCAATCAGCGGATAAAATTCTTGAACTTTTACATATTGGAAACAGCAGACGGAAGACGGAAAGCACAGAGGTGAATGCGACATCATCTCG TTCACATGCTGTACTGGAGATCATGGTGAGAAGAACGCGGAGAAACCAGTATGGAAGTCAAGTTCTCCGTGGAAAACTTGCTCTAGTTGATCTTGCTGGGAG TGAAAGGGCCTCTGAAACAAATATTGCCGGCCAAAAGCTTAGAGATGGAGCCAACATAAACCGGTCACTTCTTGCTTTGGCAAATTGTATCAATGCTTTGGgcaaacaacaaaagaaaggcCTTGCATATGTTCCATACCGCAATAG CAAGTTGACCCGGATTCTGAAGGATGGACTCAGTGGAAATTCTAGAACTGTCATGGTTGCGACAATATCACCAGCTGATGATCAGTATCATCACACTGTGAATACTCTAAAATATGCTGACAGAGCTAAGGAGATCAAGACTGAGATCCAT AAAAATATTGGGACTGTTGATACTCACGTTGAAGACTACAAAAGGATGATTGACAATCTCAAG GTTGAAGTTTGCCGTTTAAGGGAGGAACTGGCTGAAAAAGAGTCTCAATTAACCTTAAAACCTGCTGAGAGAGCTGCAAATGAGGAGCTATCTTTGTTGGATGTATTAAGCCGTGAAACAAGTGAGAACGTTCAAGAACGGATTAATCTGCAGAAAGCATTGTTTGAGTTGGAGGAAACCAACACTAGAAACCGAATTGAGCTTCAGCAACTAGATGATGCTATTGCCAAACAACAG GTTATTGAAAGAGATGGAACTGTTGTGCATGCCTTGAGATCAAGGAGACAAGTTATTCTTGATAACATTCGTGACAATGATGAGGCTGGAACTGGTTATCAGAAG GAGATTGAAATAAATGAGAAACACCGGTGCCAACTTCAATCAATGATTGATGAAGCAATAAATAGCAAGGGAAACAAAACCTACTTACATATTCTCAGTCAGTACAGGCTCCTT GGAATGGCGAATGCTGAACTTCAGTTTGAAATGGCCATTCGGGATCAGGTGATACATAACCAAAAAGAAGCCCAGAGAAACATGTGGAACATGCTCATGGGGTTGGGACTTGATCAGAAGTGTTTGATGGACCTGGCTGCGAAAGAAGGAATAACAATTGAAGATTCTACCACTCCCTTAATAAAGGGATCCCCATTTCTTCACCATACGACATTGTCACCGCATTCATCTTGTGCCCAATATCCTG GCAAGAGCACCATAGTTCCTACTACCTCTTTTCTCATGACCATTCACCATATTCGGAGATGA
- the LOC120274830 gene encoding kinesin-like protein KIN-8B isoform X1, protein MPSIRAPATKQTATLMVAVKCRPLTDLERLRSRNIIQVTDDKSVVVLDPDLSKDYLDRIQNRTKEKRYNFDHAFGPECTNLDVYQRISSTIAGVIQGLNATVFAYGSTGSGKTYTMVGTHQDPGLMVLSLHTIFNLIKKDKSSDVFEVSCSYLEVYNEVIYDLLVKSSGHLELREDPEHGIIVAGLRNIKVQSADKILELLHIGNSRRKTESTEVNATSSRSHAVLEIMVRRTRRNQYGSQVLRGKLALVDLAGSERASETNIAGQKLRDGANINRSLLALANCINALGKQQKKGLAYVPYRNSKLTRILKDGLSGNSRTVMVATISPADDQYHHTVNTLKYADRAKEIKTEIHKNIGTVDTHVEDYKRMIDNLKVEVCRLREELAEKESQLTLKPAERAANEELSLLDVLSRETSENVQERINLQKALFELEETNTRNRIELQQLDDAIAKQQVIERDGTVVHALRSRRQVILDNIRDNDEAGTGYQKEIEINEKHRCQLQSMIDEAINSKGNKTYLHILSQYRLLGMANAELQFEMAIRDQVIHNQKEAQRNMWNMLMGLGLDQKCLMDLAAKEGITIEDSTTPLIKGSPFLHHTTLSPHSSCAQYPGIDGQPYASQACVLQHHQDFSTTAYYKGRYNSHGLCRQEHHSSYYLFSHDHSPYSEMRHQASGSPSSCFFTPIKLTRDKCGFYPESRTPPCPHTKESITSSLNEGFKRLQEESCLDRSSTATFSSSVIPEPYHLNHNTLSSRPDLSKLQSLFATIKPMTSNPARP, encoded by the exons ATGCCTAGCATCAGAGCTCCAGCTACCAAGCAGACTGCAACTCTTATG GTTGCTGTGAAATGCAGGCCTTTGACAGATTTGGAGCGGTTAAGGAGCAGGAATATCATCCAAGTGACTGATGATAAG AGTGTGGTTGTTTTGGATCCTGATTTGTCAAAAGACTACCTTGACCGTATCCAAAATCgaacaaaagagaaaagataCAACTTTGATCATGCCTTTGGACCTGAATGCACCAATTTG GATGTCTACCAGAGAATCTCTTCTACAATCGCTGGGGTCATTCAAGGCCTCAATGCAACAGTGTTTGCCTATGGTTCAACGGGGAG TGGGAAGACTTATACTATGGTCGGAACACACCAAGATCCTGGACTCATGGTTCTTAGCCTTCACACAATTTTCAATCTTATTAAGAAGGATAAGAGCTCAGATGTCTTTGAAGTCTCTTGTTCTTATCTTGAAGTTTATAATGAA GTTATCTATGATCTGCTTGTAAAGTCTTCAGGGCATTTGGAATTAAGAGAAGATCCCGAGCATGGAATTATAGTTGCCGGTTTAAGAAATATTAAG GTCCAATCAGCGGATAAAATTCTTGAACTTTTACATATTGGAAACAGCAGACGGAAGACGGAAAGCACAGAGGTGAATGCGACATCATCTCG TTCACATGCTGTACTGGAGATCATGGTGAGAAGAACGCGGAGAAACCAGTATGGAAGTCAAGTTCTCCGTGGAAAACTTGCTCTAGTTGATCTTGCTGGGAG TGAAAGGGCCTCTGAAACAAATATTGCCGGCCAAAAGCTTAGAGATGGAGCCAACATAAACCGGTCACTTCTTGCTTTGGCAAATTGTATCAATGCTTTGGgcaaacaacaaaagaaaggcCTTGCATATGTTCCATACCGCAATAG CAAGTTGACCCGGATTCTGAAGGATGGACTCAGTGGAAATTCTAGAACTGTCATGGTTGCGACAATATCACCAGCTGATGATCAGTATCATCACACTGTGAATACTCTAAAATATGCTGACAGAGCTAAGGAGATCAAGACTGAGATCCAT AAAAATATTGGGACTGTTGATACTCACGTTGAAGACTACAAAAGGATGATTGACAATCTCAAG GTTGAAGTTTGCCGTTTAAGGGAGGAACTGGCTGAAAAAGAGTCTCAATTAACCTTAAAACCTGCTGAGAGAGCTGCAAATGAGGAGCTATCTTTGTTGGATGTATTAAGCCGTGAAACAAGTGAGAACGTTCAAGAACGGATTAATCTGCAGAAAGCATTGTTTGAGTTGGAGGAAACCAACACTAGAAACCGAATTGAGCTTCAGCAACTAGATGATGCTATTGCCAAACAACAG GTTATTGAAAGAGATGGAACTGTTGTGCATGCCTTGAGATCAAGGAGACAAGTTATTCTTGATAACATTCGTGACAATGATGAGGCTGGAACTGGTTATCAGAAG GAGATTGAAATAAATGAGAAACACCGGTGCCAACTTCAATCAATGATTGATGAAGCAATAAATAGCAAGGGAAACAAAACCTACTTACATATTCTCAGTCAGTACAGGCTCCTT GGAATGGCGAATGCTGAACTTCAGTTTGAAATGGCCATTCGGGATCAGGTGATACATAACCAAAAAGAAGCCCAGAGAAACATGTGGAACATGCTCATGGGGTTGGGACTTGATCAGAAGTGTTTGATGGACCTGGCTGCGAAAGAAGGAATAACAATTGAAGATTCTACCACTCCCTTAATAAAGGGATCCCCATTTCTTCACCATACGACATTGTCACCGCATTCATCTTGTGCCCAATATCCTGGTATCGATGGACAGCCATATGCTTCCCAAGCTTGTGTTTTGCAGCATCACCAAGATTTCAGTACAACAGCTTATTACAAAGGTCGATATAATTCCCATGGTTTATGCAGGCAAGAGCACCATAGTTCCTACTACCTCTTTTCTCATGACCATTCACCATATTCGGAGATGAGGCACCAAGCAAGTGGCAGTCCTAGTTCGTGTTTCTTCACTCCTATTAAATTGACTCGCGATAAATGTGGCTTCTACCCAGAGTCGAGAACACCACCATGCCCACATACTAAAGAAAGCATCACATCTTCCTTAAATGAGGGTTTTAAGCGGCTCCAAGAG GAATCATGCCTTGACCGAAGTTCAACCGCTACATTCTCCAGCTCCGTTATCCCCGAACCGTATCATCTCAACCACAACACATTGTCAAGCCGGCCGGATTTGTCCAAATTGCAGTCTCTTTTTGCCACCATTAAGCCGATGACTTCTAATCCGGCCCGGCCTTGA
- the LOC120274984 gene encoding glycine-rich RNA-binding protein GRP2A, which yields MASMDNAFRCFVGGLAWATDERSLEEAFKVFGEIIESKVINDRETGRSRGFGFVTFKEEHSMRDAIDRMNGQDLDGRSITVNEAQSRGSGGGGGGGGFRRDGGAGGGYGGNRRDGGGYGGGNRGYGGGGGGGGGGSRFPRGNGASDGNWRN from the exons ATGGCATCCATGGACAACGCGTTCCGCTGTTTCGTTGGCGGTCTTGCCTGGGCGACGGATGAACGCTCCCTCGAGGAAGCCTTCAAGGTTTTCGGCGAAATCATCGAGTCTAAG GTGATAAATGATCGGGAAACGGGGAGATCGAGAGGGTTTGGTTTCGTTACCTTCAAGGAAGAGCACTCGATGCGTGATGCCATCGATAGGATGAACGGCCAGGATCTCGACGGCCGGAGCATCACCGTCAACGAAGCTCAGTCCCGTGGCagcggtggcggtggcggtggaGGTGGGTTCCGCCGGGACGGCGGTGCTGGCGGTGGCTACGGTGGTAACCGTCGTGATGGCGGTGGCTACGGTGGTGGAAACCGTGGCtacggcggcggcggcggcggcggtggcggtggcTCTCGGTTCCCAAGAGGCAATGGAGCATCGGATGGAAACTGGAGGAACTGA